A single Nostoc sp. PCC 7107 DNA region contains:
- the sppA gene encoding signal peptide peptidase SppA: MVWPFKSKFRKQIARIEITGAIASATRKRVLEALKTVEEKKFPALLLRIDSPGGTVGDSQEIYSALKRLREKIKIVASFGNISASGGVYIGVGAEYIMANPGTITGSIGVILRGNNLERLLEKIGVSFKVIKSGPYKDILAFDRELTEPEQHILQELIDTSYQQFVQTVADGRSLAVETVKSFADGRIFTGQQALELGVVDRLGTEDDARRWTAELVGLDPEKTQCFTLEEPKPLLSRILPGSRQVSSRLSAGVDWLEFEMSTSGLPLWLYRP; encoded by the coding sequence ATGGTTTGGCCGTTTAAATCCAAGTTTCGTAAACAAATTGCGCGAATTGAAATTACTGGTGCGATCGCAAGTGCTACTCGCAAACGTGTATTAGAAGCCCTCAAGACCGTAGAAGAAAAGAAATTTCCAGCTTTACTTTTACGTATTGATAGTCCTGGGGGAACAGTCGGCGATTCCCAAGAAATTTACAGCGCTCTCAAGCGCTTGCGCGAAAAAATCAAAATTGTCGCTAGTTTTGGGAATATTTCTGCCTCTGGTGGTGTTTACATCGGTGTGGGAGCCGAATACATCATGGCTAACCCCGGAACCATCACTGGAAGCATTGGTGTGATTCTGCGGGGAAATAACCTAGAACGCTTGCTAGAAAAAATTGGTGTTTCCTTCAAAGTCATTAAGTCAGGCCCATACAAAGACATATTGGCATTTGATCGAGAACTAACAGAACCGGAACAACACATTCTGCAAGAATTGATTGACACCAGTTACCAGCAGTTTGTCCAAACCGTAGCCGATGGTCGTTCTTTAGCCGTAGAGACTGTGAAAAGTTTCGCCGATGGCCGGATATTTACTGGGCAACAGGCTCTAGAATTGGGAGTTGTAGACCGCCTGGGAACAGAAGACGATGCTCGTCGCTGGACAGCAGAACTGGTTGGTCTTGACCCCGAAAAAACACAATGTTTTACCCTTGAAGAACCAAAACCTTTGTTAAGTCGCATTCTACCGGGAAGCCGGCAAGTTTCATCAAGACTAAGTGCAGGTGTTGACTGGCTAGAATTTGAAATGTCTACCAGTGGTTTGCCATTGTGGTTATATCGACCATAA
- the aroH gene encoding chorismate mutase: MEWQMRAIRGATTVAENTIEAMREAVIELLDELEQRNKIQPQDMISVTFSVTRDLDAIFPAAIARARSGWDNVPMLDVQQMHVEGSLQRCVRFLIHAYLPVSTPIHHIYLRHASNLRPDWSLPQSLHTSQPAIESKV; this comes from the coding sequence GTGGAGTGGCAAATGCGAGCGATTCGTGGAGCAACAACGGTTGCAGAAAATACAATTGAAGCAATGCGAGAAGCAGTCATAGAACTGCTAGATGAACTAGAACAACGCAATAAAATACAACCGCAGGATATGATTAGCGTGACTTTCTCCGTCACCCGCGATTTAGATGCGATTTTTCCGGCGGCGATCGCTCGCGCACGTTCTGGTTGGGATAATGTACCTATGTTGGATGTGCAGCAAATGCACGTTGAAGGTAGTTTACAACGTTGCGTCCGCTTCTTAATTCACGCTTATCTGCCAGTTTCTACCCCAATTCATCATATATATTTGCGCCACGCTTCTAATTTACGTCCCGACTGGAGTTTACCGCAGTCTTTACACACATCACAGCCAGCAATTGAGTCTAAGGTTTAA
- a CDS encoding PstS family phosphate ABC transporter substrate-binding protein — MSNSNRKAVSLSTDAIQMIRGLIIGEVITIVLIGGLWLWLRPRLFVNNRQDSVSSQNSEAVSNLTGSTFAQINDMPIGAFNYGGSTAWASIRQLVDSQIQNTRPEFQLLYVNPTDGSPGSGAGIRMLLAGKLDFTQSSRPLTDAEQAQAKKQGLTIEQRQVGMDGVAIVVNPELQVPGLTVEQLQKIYLGQITNWKQVGGKDLPIVPLSQSPENADTLLFPNQPADKQNLSSQVEYVYSTTEALRRLKTTPGSVYYASARGVINQCGVKLLPLGLTSEQLVSLYREPVVQSNQCPRQRNQLNTAVIKNATYPLTAKLFVMIQQNQGQEQQVGEAYAKLLLTEQGQRAITQAGFVPVNSQEIAAN, encoded by the coding sequence ATGAGCAACAGTAATAGAAAAGCTGTTTCACTCAGCACAGACGCAATCCAGATGATCAGGGGGCTGATCATTGGCGAAGTAATTACAATTGTACTCATTGGCGGGCTGTGGTTATGGCTAAGACCACGCTTATTTGTCAATAATCGTCAGGATTCTGTCTCTAGTCAGAATTCTGAAGCTGTCAGTAATCTTACGGGTTCAACCTTTGCCCAGATTAATGATATGCCAATTGGTGCATTCAATTACGGTGGTAGTACAGCTTGGGCATCAATTAGGCAATTAGTAGATTCACAGATTCAAAATACTCGTCCAGAATTTCAATTGCTCTATGTCAATCCTACAGATGGTAGCCCTGGTTCCGGCGCAGGAATTAGAATGTTGTTGGCTGGAAAATTAGACTTTACTCAATCATCTCGTCCGCTGACAGATGCAGAACAAGCTCAGGCGAAAAAACAGGGTTTAACAATTGAGCAACGTCAAGTAGGAATGGATGGAGTTGCAATAGTAGTTAACCCAGAACTTCAAGTTCCTGGCTTAACCGTTGAACAATTACAAAAAATTTATCTGGGACAGATTACTAACTGGAAGCAAGTAGGCGGAAAAGATTTACCAATTGTACCGTTGTCTCAATCACCGGAAAATGCAGACACACTGTTATTCCCTAACCAGCCAGCTGACAAGCAAAATTTAAGTTCACAAGTTGAGTATGTTTACTCTACAACAGAAGCATTACGCCGGCTCAAAACCACTCCTGGCAGTGTATATTATGCTTCTGCTAGAGGGGTGATCAATCAATGTGGTGTGAAACTACTACCTTTGGGATTAACTTCAGAACAGTTAGTTTCTCTCTACCGTGAACCAGTTGTACAGTCAAATCAGTGTCCACGACAACGCAATCAACTAAATACAGCAGTAATCAAGAATGCTACTTACCCACTAACTGCTAAATTATTTGTCATGATTCAGCAAAACCAAGGACAAGAACAACAAGTTGGGGAAGCATACGCCAAACTTTTGCTGACTGAACAAGGACAAAGAGCTATCACTCAAGCTGGTTTTGTACCTGTTAATAGCCAGGAAATAGCAGCTAATTAA
- a CDS encoding serine/threonine-protein kinase has translation MLIKLLSERYQVVQVLSQGIFCKTYMVEDTHLPNRPTCVVKHFLPSSEVSIPVEIRRRLFNRETQALQKLGDYDLVPHLLTYFEDDQEFYLVQQFIAGHTLSTELQPGYCWSQSKVIQLLQEVLEILHFVHSHGLIHRDVKPSNIMRRISDNRLVLIDFGAVKPILTQLVKGKKSLVPIEQSTIAIGTPGYMPSEQQRGRPRPNSDIYALGMIAIQALTGLHPTQLPENRKTGEIVWQHLASVNVELAAVINKMVCYHFQDRYKSAKEVLAALLPYINNQDATLLSTFSSQNTLSAFNSNACFHSTISAPLLEKQTSITETSIIPKKSPLLVGLVIGVVSGLILMVVSYWSLQIISPEPNTQNSLPTPKKINH, from the coding sequence ATGTTAATAAAGTTACTAAGTGAACGTTACCAGGTTGTGCAAGTTTTAAGTCAGGGAATATTTTGTAAAACCTACATGGTTGAAGACACACATCTTCCAAACCGTCCCACCTGCGTCGTCAAGCATTTTTTACCAAGTAGCGAAGTTTCTATTCCTGTAGAAATCCGCCGACGGCTATTTAACAGAGAAACACAAGCGCTGCAAAAACTCGGTGACTATGATTTAGTTCCCCATTTGTTGACTTATTTTGAAGATGACCAAGAATTCTACTTAGTGCAACAATTTATTGCAGGACATACTTTAAGTACAGAACTTCAGCCTGGTTACTGTTGGTCACAGAGTAAAGTTATTCAACTCCTACAAGAAGTTTTAGAAATTCTCCATTTTGTTCATAGTCATGGGTTGATACATCGAGATGTCAAACCCAGCAATATTATGCGCCGAATATCAGACAATCGCTTAGTTTTGATTGATTTTGGTGCTGTTAAACCAATTTTGACGCAATTAGTCAAAGGTAAAAAAAGTTTAGTGCCAATTGAACAATCTACAATTGCGATCGGTACACCAGGATATATGCCTAGTGAACAACAACGTGGTAGACCAAGACCTAATAGTGATATCTATGCTTTAGGGATGATTGCCATTCAAGCATTAACAGGGTTACATCCAACACAGTTACCAGAAAATCGCAAAACAGGTGAAATTGTTTGGCAACATTTAGCTAGTGTAAATGTTGAGTTAGCTGCGGTGATTAATAAAATGGTGTGTTATCACTTTCAAGATAGATATAAATCCGCAAAGGAAGTATTAGCAGCGCTGTTACCTTATATAAACAATCAAGATGCTACGCTGCTATCAACTTTTTCGTCTCAAAATACATTATCTGCATTTAACTCTAACGCGTGCTTTCACAGTACGATATCAGCACCGCTTTTAGAAAAACAAACAAGTATTACTGAAACTTCTATTATTCCGAAAAAGTCTCCTTTATTAGTTGGATTAGTAATTGGTGTGGTTTCTGGTTTAATTTTGATGGTTGTTAGTTATTGGTCTTTGCAGATAATTTCACCAGAACCTAACACTCAAAATTCATTACCCACACCAAAAAAAATCAATCATTAA
- the crtR gene encoding beta-carotene hydroxylase — translation MLALEAQQKVLKIPPKELLEPPGNFSPTMLIFLSAIAMLVLSNLGYWLWQWPHWLCFCINTLALHASGSVIHDACHQSAHRNRIINAMLGHGSALILAFAFPVFTRVHLQHHAHVNHPKDDPDHYVSTGGPLWLIAVRFLYHEVFFFQRQLWRKYELLEWFISRLIVVSIVYISVQYNFLGYILNFWFIPAFIVGIALGLFFDYLPHRPFVERDRWKNARVYPNPVLNLLIMGQNYHLIHHLWPSIPWYNYQPAYYVMKPLLDEKGCYQTSGLLQKKDFFEFVYDIFLGIRFHHHKPTDE, via the coding sequence ATGCTGGCGTTGGAGGCACAACAAAAAGTCTTGAAAATCCCGCCCAAGGAATTATTAGAGCCTCCTGGTAATTTCAGCCCGACAATGCTGATTTTTTTGTCTGCTATAGCCATGTTAGTGTTATCGAATTTAGGCTACTGGCTGTGGCAATGGCCACACTGGTTATGCTTTTGTATTAACACCTTAGCCTTACATGCTTCTGGCTCAGTTATTCACGATGCTTGTCACCAGTCTGCACATCGTAACCGGATCATCAATGCGATGCTAGGTCATGGTAGTGCGTTGATATTGGCTTTTGCTTTTCCGGTCTTTACACGAGTACATTTACAACATCACGCTCATGTTAATCATCCCAAAGATGACCCAGATCATTATGTCTCTACAGGCGGGCCTTTGTGGTTGATTGCTGTGCGGTTTTTATACCATGAAGTGTTTTTCTTTCAGCGACAACTTTGGCGTAAATATGAGCTATTGGAGTGGTTCATTAGCCGCTTGATTGTTGTCAGTATTGTGTATATTTCAGTGCAGTATAACTTTTTAGGCTATATTCTCAATTTTTGGTTTATTCCCGCCTTTATAGTTGGAATAGCACTGGGGCTATTTTTTGATTATCTGCCACATAGACCTTTTGTTGAGCGCGATCGCTGGAAAAATGCCCGTGTTTACCCCAATCCAGTTCTCAATCTCCTAATTATGGGGCAGAATTATCACCTAATTCATCATCTTTGGCCTTCTATTCCTTGGTACAATTATCAACCAGCCTATTATGTGATGAAGCCTCTGTTAGATGAAAAAGGCTGTTATCAAACTTCAGGATTATTGCAAAAGAAAGATTTTTTTGAATTTGTTTACGACATTTTTTTAGGAATTAGGTTTCATCATCACAAGCCAACTGATGAATAA
- the pyk gene encoding pyruvate kinase, with protein MQLRDSLRRTKIVATIGPATSSPEMLKAIIEAGATTLRLNFSHGTHADHQRNIRLIRQTAFELNQPVAILQDLQGPKIRLGRFENGSIVLAKGDRFILTNRQVVGTQDISCVTYEYLAEEVPTGAKILLDDGRVEMVVEEINREKGDLCCRVTVGGKLSNNKGVNFPGVYLSIKAMTDKDREDLTFGLDQGVDWVALSFVRNPQDVIEIKELISSTGKQVPVIAKIEKHEAIEQMEAILALCDGVMVARGDLGVELPAEDVPILQKRLISTANRLGIPIITATQMLDSMVSNPRPTRAEVSDVANAILDGTDAVMLSNETAVGNYPVEAVATMARIAERIEQEERNSATRQLRDSRRSIPNAISQAVGQIAENLGAAAIMTLTQTGATARNVSKFRPRTPILAVTPHVNVARQLQLVWGVKPLLVLGLPSTGQTFQAAINVAQEHKLLFEGDLVVMTAGTLQGVSGSTDLIKVEVVTAILGQGIGLGQGSVSGRARVALTSTDVSNFNPGDILVAPRTGADFVDAIRKASGIITEEESLTCHAAVIGLRLGVPVIVGVKKATQVIRDGAILTLDVQRGLIYSGVVGTP; from the coding sequence ATGCAATTAAGAGATTCTCTACGTCGGACAAAAATTGTCGCTACAATTGGCCCCGCTACCAGCAGCCCAGAAATGCTCAAGGCGATTATTGAAGCAGGAGCAACAACGCTGCGCCTTAACTTCTCTCACGGTACTCATGCTGACCATCAGCGGAATATTCGCTTAATTCGGCAAACTGCTTTTGAACTTAATCAGCCAGTGGCAATTTTGCAAGACTTGCAAGGGCCAAAAATTCGCTTAGGGCGGTTTGAAAATGGGTCTATAGTTTTAGCAAAAGGCGATCGCTTTATCTTAACTAATCGCCAAGTTGTAGGCACACAGGATATTAGCTGCGTTACTTACGAATATTTAGCCGAAGAAGTCCCCACCGGAGCCAAAATTCTCCTCGATGATGGGCGAGTTGAAATGGTGGTGGAAGAAATTAATCGGGAAAAGGGTGATTTATGCTGTCGTGTGACAGTTGGTGGTAAGTTATCCAATAACAAAGGGGTAAACTTTCCTGGGGTATATCTGTCCATTAAAGCCATGACTGACAAAGACCGTGAAGATTTAACGTTCGGTCTAGACCAAGGCGTAGACTGGGTAGCACTTTCCTTTGTTCGCAACCCCCAAGATGTGATCGAAATCAAAGAACTGATTTCCAGCACCGGGAAGCAAGTCCCAGTCATAGCCAAAATTGAAAAGCATGAAGCCATTGAACAAATGGAAGCAATTCTGGCTTTGTGTGATGGTGTAATGGTGGCGAGAGGTGACTTAGGGGTAGAACTACCAGCCGAAGATGTTCCCATACTGCAAAAGCGGCTAATTTCCACCGCCAACCGCTTGGGAATTCCCATTATCACCGCCACCCAAATGTTAGATAGCATGGTGAGCAATCCTCGCCCTACCCGTGCAGAAGTATCAGACGTAGCCAACGCAATTTTAGATGGTACTGATGCAGTCATGCTTTCTAACGAAACTGCTGTGGGTAACTACCCAGTAGAAGCAGTTGCAACAATGGCCAGAATTGCTGAACGTATAGAACAAGAAGAACGGAACTCAGCCACACGCCAACTACGAGATAGTAGACGTTCCATTCCCAACGCCATCAGCCAAGCTGTAGGTCAAATTGCCGAAAATCTGGGCGCAGCTGCAATCATGACCTTAACCCAAACTGGGGCAACCGCGCGTAACGTATCCAAATTCCGTCCCCGTACACCAATTTTGGCTGTGACACCCCATGTAAACGTAGCCCGACAACTGCAATTGGTCTGGGGTGTGAAACCTTTACTAGTATTGGGTTTGCCTTCAACTGGTCAGACATTCCAAGCTGCAATCAACGTCGCCCAAGAGCATAAATTACTGTTTGAAGGCGATTTGGTGGTGATGACTGCGGGTACACTGCAAGGCGTTTCTGGTTCCACAGATTTAATTAAAGTTGAAGTAGTTACAGCTATATTGGGTCAAGGAATTGGACTAGGACAAGGTTCAGTGAGTGGTCGCGCTAGAGTTGCGTTAACAAGTACAGATGTCAGCAACTTTAACCCCGGCGATATCTTAGTAGCGCCTCGCACTGGTGCTGATTTTGTTGATGCGATTCGCAAAGCATCAGGGATTATTACTGAAGAAGAAAGCTTGACCTGTCACGCCGCTGTCATTGGCTTACGTCTCGGTGTCCCTGTGATTGTTGGTGTAAAAAAAGCCACCCAAGTCATTCGTGATGGGGCAATTTTAACCTTGGATGTGCAACGAGGGTTAATTTACTCTGGCGTGGTGGGAACACCTTAA
- a CDS encoding Uma2 family endonuclease — protein MVVQIPPSQYSAEEYLAHEEAAECRSEYRDGEIIPMTGGSINHNRIIRNLSRLLEIGLQTQPYEVFLSDLRLWIPRYQAYTYPDVLIIKDEPVFQSGRKDTVINPSIIFEVLSKSTSSRDRGDKFTYYRSIPEFQEYILIDQYQLHIEQFSKTPDGNWLFKETDDEDGVLNLAAANCQIPHRQIYERVNFETQPE, from the coding sequence ATGGTTGTGCAGATTCCCCCCAGTCAATACTCCGCTGAGGAATACTTGGCACACGAAGAGGCTGCTGAGTGCCGCAGTGAATACCGTGATGGAGAAATTATCCCAATGACTGGAGGCTCAATTAATCATAATCGAATTATCCGCAACCTTAGTAGATTACTCGAAATAGGATTACAAACACAGCCTTATGAAGTTTTCTTAAGCGATTTGCGTCTCTGGATTCCGCGTTACCAAGCATACACATATCCCGATGTTCTCATCATCAAAGATGAACCAGTCTTTCAATCAGGAAGGAAAGACACAGTAATAAATCCCAGCATTATTTTTGAAGTGCTTTCTAAATCTACTAGTAGTAGAGATAGAGGTGATAAATTTACTTATTATCGCTCCATTCCCGAATTTCAAGAATATATTTTAATTGACCAATATCAACTGCACATTGAGCAGTTTAGCAAAACTCCTGATGGCAATTGGCTATTTAAAGAAACTGACGATGAAGATGGAGTTTTAAATTTAGCTGCTGCTAACTGCCAAATTCCCCATCGCCAGATTTACGAACGAGTTAACTTTGAAACTCAACCAGAGTAA
- a CDS encoding ParA family protein — protein sequence MDTKIISIFNNKGGVGKTTTIFNLSASLAAAGKNVLIIDFDPQCNLSLITIGYQELANYLEQSTQYPLARTIRAYAQSYVQNQIPKVYTYRPKYTNLLCSLEKGKINEHEIFMKDSFFENQNIIKNQVIDVVLGDFWLNRHADSLDVGKDLTLGIGLRRFLIPSLLVNTLKEEGKEYDYVLIDLPPAFNTLVRSALYCSDYFLVPCTADLFSAYCITLIGAMLPKFIDEWNLGERSYKESNSFDNFIPSKGKPKFGGWIYNGFDSIKFTSLRQRKETVIDEIHLNNVQEKVANQLIPQLREKIPYQCVPDFVDSEPIAKIEDLNNGASHIQHLNLPLKYLAMTKKPNKTSRKWSDSQQGLMDRMNKEYDSLAQHIINKF from the coding sequence ATGGATACAAAAATAATTTCCATTTTTAACAATAAAGGCGGAGTTGGTAAAACAACTACAATTTTCAACCTAAGTGCTTCATTAGCAGCAGCAGGAAAAAATGTTCTCATCATAGATTTTGATCCACAATGTAATCTTTCTTTAATAACAATTGGTTATCAAGAATTAGCTAATTATCTTGAACAATCAACGCAATATCCTTTAGCTAGAACAATTAGAGCTTATGCCCAATCATATGTTCAAAATCAAATTCCCAAAGTTTATACTTATCGACCCAAGTATACTAACTTACTTTGCAGTCTTGAAAAAGGAAAAATTAATGAGCATGAAATATTTATGAAAGATAGTTTCTTTGAAAATCAAAATATCATTAAAAATCAAGTTATAGATGTAGTTTTAGGTGACTTTTGGCTGAATCGTCATGCAGATTCACTTGATGTAGGTAAAGACTTAACATTAGGGATAGGTTTAAGAAGATTTTTAATTCCTTCTCTCTTAGTAAATACTCTTAAAGAAGAAGGAAAAGAATACGATTATGTATTAATTGATTTACCACCAGCATTCAATACACTTGTTCGGTCAGCCTTATACTGTTCAGACTATTTTCTAGTTCCTTGCACTGCTGATTTATTCTCAGCTTATTGTATTACTTTAATTGGCGCTATGTTGCCAAAGTTTATCGATGAGTGGAATTTAGGAGAACGTAGTTATAAAGAGTCGAATAGTTTTGATAATTTTATTCCATCAAAGGGTAAGCCAAAATTTGGTGGTTGGATTTACAATGGATTCGATAGTATTAAATTTACCTCGTTGCGTCAACGGAAAGAAACTGTTATTGATGAGATACATTTAAACAATGTTCAAGAAAAAGTAGCAAATCAATTAATTCCACAATTGCGTGAGAAAATTCCCTATCAATGTGTGCCTGATTTTGTAGATTCAGAGCCGATAGCAAAAATTGAAGATTTAAATAATGGAGCTAGTCATATTCAACACTTAAATCTTCCACTTAAATACTTAGCAATGACAAAAAAACCAAATAAAACTTCACGGAAATGGTCAGACTCTCAGCAAGGTTTAATGGATAGAATGAATAAAGAATATGATTCTTTAGCGCAACATATAATTAATAAATTTTAA